In Aliidongia dinghuensis, a single genomic region encodes these proteins:
- a CDS encoding pirin family protein has product MSGLLEPEGPVEMVILGRARDLGGFEVRRVLPYAQRRMVGPFIFLDHMGPVTFEAPAGIDVRAHPHIGLSTVTYLFDGALMHRDSLGTELVIQPGDVNWMTAGSGIAHSERTPAELRPDGARLHGIQSWVALPAAFEEQVPAFAHHGKEALPVVEGEGLKVRLIAGALYGARSPVATASDLFHADVAMATGARLEIPADWIERAAYLVEGAVTVGGEPFEAGQMMVLKPDAEIVLTATAPSRLMLLGGEPLEGPRYIWWNFVSSSKERLECAKDDWRAGRFGPVPGEVDPLPLPE; this is encoded by the coding sequence ATGAGCGGTTTGCTGGAGCCCGAGGGGCCGGTCGAGATGGTGATCCTGGGCCGCGCGCGCGACCTGGGCGGTTTCGAGGTCCGGCGCGTGCTGCCCTATGCGCAGCGGCGCATGGTCGGCCCGTTCATCTTCCTCGATCACATGGGGCCGGTCACGTTCGAGGCGCCAGCCGGCATCGACGTGCGCGCCCATCCGCATATCGGGCTTTCGACCGTGACCTATCTGTTCGACGGCGCGCTCATGCATCGCGATTCGCTCGGCACCGAGCTCGTGATCCAGCCGGGCGACGTCAACTGGATGACTGCCGGCAGCGGCATCGCGCATTCCGAACGGACGCCGGCCGAGCTCAGGCCGGACGGTGCCCGGCTGCACGGCATCCAGTCCTGGGTGGCACTGCCGGCAGCATTCGAGGAGCAGGTGCCGGCCTTCGCCCATCACGGGAAGGAAGCCTTGCCGGTCGTCGAGGGCGAGGGGCTCAAGGTCCGGCTCATCGCCGGCGCGCTTTACGGTGCGCGCTCGCCCGTCGCAACCGCCTCCGACCTGTTCCATGCCGACGTGGCGATGGCAACGGGTGCCAGGCTCGAGATCCCGGCGGACTGGATCGAGCGGGCGGCCTATCTGGTCGAAGGCGCCGTCACGGTCGGCGGCGAGCCGTTCGAGGCCGGTCAGATGATGGTGCTGAAGCCGGACGCCGAGATCGTGCTAACCGCGACGGCGCCGAGCCGGCTGATGCTGCTCGGCGGCGAGCCGCTCGAGGGCCCGCGCTACATCTGGTGGAACTTCGTTTCGAGCTCGAAGGAACGGCTTGAATGCGCCAAGGACGACTGGCGTGCCGGCCGGTTCGGTCCCGTGCCGGGCGAGGTCGATCCGCTGCCCCTGCCGGAATGA
- a CDS encoding alpha/beta hydrolase produces MLKDRSVARGTIHALTVASDVLAGNLLGDPTPRAVPVYVPAGHDGRGLPLLVDIVGYTAGGPVHINWKNFGENVPERLDRLIGTGAMPPVVVAFPDCFTRLGGNQYINSAAMGRWEDFLIDEMLPAVEARFGCGGAGRRGLFGKSSGGYGAIVHALRRSDTWAAAACHSGDMGFELCYLADLFETIRRLGKHERSIEKFMTHFDAAPKPADADLKVLMILAMAATYDPDPEAYLGIRLPLDIETGERIEARWANWLAWDPVVMVDRLGENLRSLKGLFIDCGSDDQFNLVFGARQLHRKLEQRGIPHRYEEFPDDHSSVDYRMDESLPFLARALTA; encoded by the coding sequence ATGCTGAAAGACCGGTCCGTCGCCCGCGGCACGATCCATGCCCTGACCGTCGCGAGCGACGTGCTCGCCGGCAACCTGCTCGGCGACCCGACGCCGCGGGCCGTGCCGGTCTATGTCCCGGCCGGCCACGACGGGCGCGGCCTGCCGCTGCTGGTCGACATCGTGGGCTACACCGCCGGCGGCCCCGTGCACATCAATTGGAAGAATTTCGGCGAGAACGTGCCGGAACGGCTCGACCGCCTGATCGGCACGGGCGCCATGCCGCCGGTCGTAGTCGCCTTTCCCGACTGCTTCACCCGGCTCGGCGGCAACCAGTACATCAACAGCGCCGCGATGGGCCGCTGGGAGGATTTCCTGATCGACGAGATGCTGCCGGCGGTCGAGGCCCGGTTCGGCTGCGGCGGCGCCGGGCGGCGCGGCCTCTTCGGCAAGAGCTCGGGCGGCTACGGCGCCATCGTCCATGCGCTGCGCCGGTCCGACACCTGGGCCGCGGCAGCGTGCCATTCGGGCGACATGGGCTTTGAGCTCTGCTATCTGGCCGACCTGTTCGAGACGATCCGCCGGCTCGGCAAGCACGAGCGCTCGATCGAGAAGTTCATGACCCATTTCGACGCGGCGCCGAAGCCGGCCGACGCCGATCTCAAGGTGCTGATGATCCTGGCGATGGCAGCGACCTACGACCCGGACCCCGAGGCCTATCTGGGCATCCGCCTGCCGCTCGACATCGAGACCGGCGAGCGGATCGAGGCACGCTGGGCCAATTGGCTCGCCTGGGATCCGGTCGTCATGGTCGATCGGCTGGGCGAGAATCTCCGGTCGCTCAAGGGCCTGTTCATCGATTGCGGCTCGGACGACCAGTTCAACCTGGTGTTCGGCGCGCGACAGCTGCACCGGAAGCTGGAGCAGCGCGGCATCCCCCATCGCTACGAGGAATTTCCCGACGATCATTCCTCGGTCGACTACCGCATGGACGAAAGCCTGCCGTTCCTGGCCCGGGCGCTCACGGCCTGA
- a CDS encoding haloacid dehalogenase type II: MTPDEIDALTFDVFGTVVDWRGGIIRDGTALGAKHGLAVDWGHFADAWRGLYQPLLGSVRDGRRPWVPLDQLHREGLLQVLAQFGIHGLDEAEIADFVRVWHRLDPWPDAVAALTRLKRRYVLATLSNGNVRLTVNMAKRAGLPWDAVLGAEVAHAYKPMPEAYLATARLLDVPPGRCLMVAAHYSDLVAACGQGFRTCYVWRRAEYGTGEKHDLPDDHGLDLVVEDFGELADRLGV; this comes from the coding sequence ATGACGCCCGACGAGATCGACGCCCTGACGTTCGACGTGTTCGGCACTGTGGTCGATTGGCGCGGCGGCATTATCCGCGATGGGACGGCGCTCGGTGCCAAACATGGGCTCGCGGTCGATTGGGGCCACTTCGCCGATGCCTGGCGCGGGCTTTACCAGCCGCTGCTCGGCTCCGTGCGCGATGGCCGGCGGCCGTGGGTGCCGCTCGACCAGCTGCATCGCGAGGGGCTGCTGCAGGTACTGGCCCAGTTCGGCATCCATGGCCTCGACGAGGCCGAGATTGCCGATTTCGTCCGGGTGTGGCACCGGCTCGACCCCTGGCCGGACGCGGTGGCGGCACTGACCAGGCTGAAGCGGCGCTACGTGCTGGCGACGTTGTCGAACGGCAATGTCCGATTGACGGTCAATATGGCGAAACGGGCAGGCCTGCCTTGGGACGCGGTCCTGGGCGCCGAGGTCGCGCACGCCTACAAGCCCATGCCGGAGGCCTATCTCGCCACGGCCCGGCTGCTCGACGTGCCGCCGGGCCGCTGCCTCATGGTCGCGGCGCATTATTCGGATCTGGTGGCCGCGTGCGGCCAGGGCTTCCGCACCTGCTACGTCTGGCGCCGCGCCGAATACGGCACCGGCGAGAAGCACGACCTGCCGGACGACCATGGGCTCGACCTGGTGGTCGAGGATTTCGGCGAGCTCGCCGACCGGCTTGGCGTTTAG
- a CDS encoding GntR family transcriptional regulator, producing MEAAKLSRSTLADAAYQAVRTLLLDGGRHAPGDKISVEALTRELGVSRSPVWSAIARLEAEGIVEVHPRQGVFLIGFSAEKVQALFEAREALEGMAARLAAERIRPEVLTALSRSLEAQRAILAADDRARYPEETQRFHGLVTAAAGNPVIEQQLGRIYAQVAAMCSRHRTTAQLDAHVDDHAALVAALAAGDADRAEALSRAHARRLAEAALAGLGSRPE from the coding sequence ATGGAAGCCGCCAAGCTCAGCCGCTCGACGCTGGCCGATGCCGCCTACCAGGCGGTGCGCACGCTGCTGCTCGACGGCGGCCGGCATGCCCCGGGCGACAAGATCAGCGTCGAGGCGCTGACGCGCGAACTGGGCGTCAGCCGGTCGCCGGTGTGGAGCGCCATCGCGCGCCTGGAGGCCGAGGGCATCGTCGAGGTCCATCCGCGCCAGGGCGTGTTCCTGATCGGCTTTTCCGCGGAGAAGGTGCAGGCCCTGTTCGAGGCGCGCGAGGCGCTCGAAGGCATGGCGGCGCGGCTCGCTGCCGAGCGCATCCGGCCGGAGGTGCTAACTGCACTCAGCCGGTCGCTCGAGGCCCAGCGCGCCATTCTCGCCGCCGACGACCGTGCCCGCTATCCCGAGGAGACCCAGCGGTTCCACGGCCTCGTCACCGCGGCCGCCGGCAACCCGGTCATCGAGCAGCAGCTCGGCCGCATCTATGCCCAGGTCGCGGCCATGTGCAGCCGGCACCGGACGACGGCGCAGCTCGACGCGCATGTCGACGACCATGCGGCCCTGGTGGCCGCACTCGCCGCGGGCGACGCCGATCGGGCCGAGGCCCTGAGCCGCGCCCATGCCCGTCGCCTCGCCGAGGCGGCGCTCGCCGGGCTCGGGTCTCGGCCGGAATAG
- a CDS encoding tetratricopeptide repeat-containing diguanylate cyclase encodes MELYALDDEVTLHETALPALAGRDRLPSLVTLAWYLRQRDSVRASALADEAARLLDRAPPDAETLRRRARLDLVRGEIAVLQCRFDDARAALARADRVFAALDDSIGLGDSALIVNLMHMSCGVARGARESAECAREHYARGSDTLRRRIAESWLLLLLAYCDVGAAEQRLVAMDGGTPSAHDDGPCPYANEHPALAAVLLTARAVVYRARNEWSLALLCAARARQRAEAAGLVRYAIAIADNASWYLQELGDLDAAAEWMDREYVEARATGWRSVLAFSITRLGDLLRQLGQLERSREVLEEAVALYSHFPDGTNKGVTHRVLGKTLLALDRPDEALAAYEVAIRIFRTEDYHESLANALIGAAQTLSHAGRVEEALQRIEAARQVATAHHIKTAQIEHVRALAEIHQRHDLPSPAGMREPTAVVHYLEQALTIGRAVDGWQAPVDLLMDLSTGWEAAGYNVRALDYLKRAVAAERREGHRRAANRTLVLQIHHETEQARLATIHSAELARAEAERMAALETALAELREAQAEVEMRRAEFERLSLLDPLTGAGNRRHFDDRAAAEIARAHRDTRPLGVVMFDIDHFKHVNDHFGHAAGDAVIRRVVEVARGMLRPSDFIGRLGGDEFVLLVPGADTGDARHLAERVWDTIASTAIAIGEPDDPTPIAITASFGVAMLGADETAIEPALARADAALYTAKRAGRNQVVGEERVR; translated from the coding sequence CTGCCGTCGCTCGTGACGCTCGCCTGGTATCTGCGCCAGCGTGATTCCGTGCGGGCGTCAGCGCTCGCGGACGAGGCGGCGCGGCTCCTGGACCGGGCGCCGCCGGACGCGGAGACGCTGCGCCGACGCGCGCGCCTCGATCTGGTGCGGGGCGAGATCGCCGTGCTGCAATGCCGATTCGACGACGCGCGGGCCGCCCTCGCCCGGGCAGACCGGGTGTTCGCCGCCCTCGACGACTCGATCGGTCTCGGCGATTCGGCGCTGATCGTCAACCTCATGCACATGAGCTGCGGCGTCGCCAGGGGCGCCCGCGAGAGCGCCGAGTGCGCGCGCGAGCATTACGCGCGCGGGTCCGATACGCTGCGCCGGCGGATTGCCGAGAGCTGGCTTCTGCTGCTGCTCGCCTATTGCGACGTCGGCGCGGCCGAGCAGCGGCTCGTCGCCATGGACGGCGGCACGCCGAGCGCCCATGACGACGGGCCCTGCCCGTACGCCAACGAGCACCCGGCTCTCGCCGCCGTGCTGCTGACGGCGCGCGCGGTCGTCTACCGGGCGCGCAACGAATGGTCGCTGGCGCTGTTGTGCGCCGCCCGGGCGCGGCAGCGGGCCGAAGCCGCGGGGCTCGTCCGCTACGCGATCGCCATCGCGGACAATGCCAGCTGGTACCTGCAGGAGCTGGGCGATCTCGACGCGGCGGCCGAATGGATGGACCGGGAATATGTCGAGGCCCGCGCCACGGGCTGGCGCTCCGTCCTCGCCTTCTCAATCACGCGGCTTGGCGATCTCTTGCGCCAGCTGGGCCAGCTCGAGCGCAGCCGGGAGGTGCTGGAGGAAGCGGTGGCGCTTTACAGCCACTTTCCGGACGGCACCAACAAGGGCGTCACCCATCGGGTGCTCGGCAAGACGCTGCTGGCGCTCGATCGGCCCGACGAGGCGCTCGCCGCCTACGAGGTCGCGATCCGCATCTTCCGAACCGAGGATTATCACGAGAGCCTGGCGAACGCGCTGATCGGCGCCGCCCAGACCCTGTCGCACGCCGGCCGGGTCGAGGAGGCGCTGCAGCGGATTGAGGCGGCGCGCCAGGTCGCAACCGCGCACCACATCAAGACCGCCCAGATCGAGCACGTGCGCGCGCTCGCCGAAATCCACCAGCGCCATGACCTGCCGTCGCCCGCCGGCATGCGCGAGCCCACGGCCGTCGTGCATTATCTCGAACAGGCGCTGACCATCGGCAGGGCGGTCGACGGCTGGCAGGCGCCCGTCGACCTGCTGATGGACCTGTCGACCGGCTGGGAGGCGGCCGGTTACAACGTCCGGGCGCTCGATTACCTGAAGCGGGCCGTGGCGGCGGAGCGGCGCGAGGGCCATCGGCGTGCCGCCAACCGGACGCTGGTGCTGCAGATCCACCACGAGACGGAGCAGGCGCGGCTCGCGACGATCCACAGCGCCGAGCTCGCCCGGGCCGAAGCGGAACGGATGGCGGCGCTCGAGACCGCGCTCGCCGAGCTGCGCGAGGCCCAGGCCGAGGTCGAGATGCGGCGCGCCGAGTTCGAACGCCTGTCGCTGCTCGATCCGCTGACCGGTGCCGGCAACCGCCGGCACTTCGACGACCGGGCCGCGGCCGAGATCGCCCGCGCGCACCGGGACACGCGGCCGCTCGGCGTCGTCATGTTCGACATCGACCATTTCAAGCACGTCAACGACCACTTCGGCCATGCCGCGGGCGACGCGGTGATCCGCCGGGTCGTCGAGGTCGCCCGCGGCATGCTGCGGCCGAGCGACTTCATCGGCCGGCTGGGCGGCGACGAGTTCGTGCTGTTGGTCCCGGGCGCCGACACCGGCGACGCGCGCCATCTGGCGGAACGGGTGTGGGACACGATCGCCAGCACGGCGATCGCGATCGGCGAGCCCGACGATCCGACGCCGATCGCCATCACCGCAAGCTTCGGCGTGGCCATGCTCGGCGCGGACGAGACCGCGATCGAGCCGGCGCTCGCCCGCGCCGACGCAGCGCTCTACACCGCCAAGCGCGCCGGCCGCAACCAGGTCGTGGGTGAGGAGCGCGTGCGGTAG